ATTCTGTGGTAGCTCAAATGTTAAAAAGAAGGTCATCGTCGTGGTGTGCAAATGTATTCTTGTGGTGGTTGCAAGAAGCAATTTCAAGGTGGTCATCGCATAGACAGTATATCATTATGGCGAAGCTATCTGACAGAGAAACGAACTGTTAGAGAACTCTCGGTCCTGCATAAATGTTCAGAAAGGACAATACGCAGGAAACTAAAGTTGGTGGCAGGCAGCTTTACCCCTTCCTATCCTAAGGAAGCAACAATCATAATGGACACGACCTATTTCTCCAGAACATTTGGTGTTATGCTGTTTCAGGATGCAACTTCTGGAAAAATCCTTTATCGCAGGTTTGTCAGGAATGAAACCAACAAGGACTATCTCTCAGGACTTAAATATATACAAGCTGGTGGAACAAAGATAAAGGCAGTAGTCCGCGGTGGACACACTGGGCTTTTGCAGGCTATAACCTCCTGTCCTGTACAGACGTGTCAGTTTCATCAACTACAAATCATCAGAAGGCTTCTGACAAGTAAGCCTCATCTGCCTGCAAGTATAGAATTGCTGGCATTGATAAGAAAGATGTTTACCGTCGGCAAGGAGCGGTTTTTAATAGAATTTGATAAATGGTGTGCCTTATGGGAAGATTTCTAGGATGAAAGAGCTACTTTGGCATCAGGCAAGACTACTTATACACACAGACGACTTAGAACTGCAAGAAGGTCTATAAGCACACACCTCAAGTGGCTCTTTACATATGAAGAATATCCAGAAACTAACATACCCAACACAACCAATATATTAGAGGGGTACAACTCACAACTTAAAAGAGCCTTACTGAGTCATAACGGATTAAACGAAACCAACAAAAAGAAGTTTATTGATGGGGGCCTGAATATAACAAAGTAGGCTGGGATGTGCCAGCCTACCATATTTGTCCATTACGAACATTTGGAGCTTTTTCAGCCTACCAAATGTCCATTACGCCTTTATTTCTTCTTTAGATATAGTTAAATAAAATAATCTCCCCGAAATATTTCTATATTTTCGGGGAGTTTTATTTATCTTTAAATCTCTGGCTATTGTAAGAGAAAGTAAACATTAAGGCTAAATTAACCTAATGTAGGAACAACGGCAAAGTAGATTACATCGTGGTCTGTCTTGTTTTCAAACCAGTGCTGATGTCCGTTAGGGCAGTAATGCACTTGTCCCATCTTGATTATTTCTTCTGAACCATCATAGTGTACTGTAAGTTCGCCACTTACTACATACATTACTTCAAATGAACCAGCGTGTGGATGTTTGCCACTTTTTGGACCGGGGCGTAGGGTAGAGTACATAATTCTGGCTCTGTCGTCTACGTAGTTTCGAGTGTCAAGTCTGCCTTCGCCTCCTTTGAATCCTTCAATATGTTCTTCTGCTATTTTTTCAAAATCAATTTTCATAATCCTTTATTTTAGAGTTTAAGACAAAGGTAATAAAAAAGATGGATACTCAAAAGGGTATCCATCTTTATTTTATTTGAAAGAATGTTCTTTAGAACGTGTACTTCAAACCAAGCTGACCACGCCAACGGCTGAAGATATCGCTGTAATCGCGATTAGCATATCCACCTGTGAACTGATAAACACCTGCACCACGATAGGTTACTGGATTATAGTAAACACCGAAGCCGTCTCCGTGAGTATGTCCCCAATCCTTATTCAAGAGGTTACCAAGGTTAAGAATATCGAAAGTAAGCTCGATAGAGTTCAACTGACCTGCAACCTTGAAGCTGTATTTCTGGCCGAAGTGCAAATCGAAATGATGCTCAAAAGCGAGATTGTCAGCATAACGCTCATAAAATTCGCCTCTGTGTTCGCTCATATAAGAGTCGCCTGCAATCCATTCCTTCAATAATTGTCTTTGCATCTCTGGAGTTAAGGTCTTTCCGTGAGTATCACCGAATACTCTGTTTGTGAGTGCATTTACGTTATATGAAGTTTCTTCAAACTGCATCTTGTCTATCTGAGCGTCAGTTGGAATGTAGAAGAGGTCATTTCCGTTTGCTCCATCTTCATTAACATCACCATAATAGTATAATGTATATGGAGAGCCACTTCGAGCAGAATAAATCAAACCGATAGTAGTCTGCCATTGTTTCTGTGTACCATACTGAAGGTGGTAGTAAGCTGAAGCCTGAATACGGTGAGGAACATTGTAAGCCGAATTGCCAAGTTCAGGATCATTAGGATTTCTATAAGTATAGTTGTAACGCCAGTTGCTTTCTGCCACAGAGCTACCACCATTGTTTACACTCTTAGACTTTGTCCAAGTATAGCTGGCCATCAAGTCGAGACCGAAATCGAAGTGTTTCTCGGCCTTCATTGAGAGGTTTACTGTGTATCCCTTGCTGGTATTGTACAATCCATAGACATTATTATAAGGTGTACCTGAAGTAACCTTTGAATATAAAGGACGGTTGTCCCAACTCAATGTAGGATACTTCTGACCGAACGTCTGACCAGTTCCTTCGTATGCAAGGTTCT
The Prevotella sp. HUN102 genome window above contains:
- a CDS encoding cupin domain-containing protein translates to MKIDFEKIAEEHIEGFKGGEGRLDTRNYVDDRARIMYSTLRPGPKSGKHPHAGSFEVMYVVSGELTVHYDGSEEIIKMGQVHYCPNGHQHWFENKTDHDVIYFAVVPTLG